The following are encoded together in the Triticum dicoccoides isolate Atlit2015 ecotype Zavitan chromosome 6B, WEW_v2.0, whole genome shotgun sequence genome:
- the LOC119322976 gene encoding UBX domain-containing protein 4-like has product MAGLSLRCGDCGVQLRSVEEAQAHAEATSHTNFAESTEAVLNLVCADCGKPCRSQTEVDLHRKRTGHAEFTDKTMEAAKPIDLEAPPKPALEAMDVDASGSAEPQELVAPEVNKEMLGELESMGFSTARATRALHFSGNSTIEGAINWLSEHQEDPDIDEMPMVPANTEANKPSLTEEEKKIKAQELRERARKKKEEEEKRMEREREKERIRIGKELLEAKKMEELNERKRIIELRRLEKEEEKRAREKIRQKLEEDKAERRRKLGLPAEAPAASKPSAPPPVEEKKSAFLPVRPATKAERMRDCLRNIKQQNKEEDAKVKRAFQTLLTYIGNVVKNPDEEKFRKIRLTNATFQERVGSLGGIEFLVLCGFEKPEGEEILFLARDKVDKAVLNVAGAELNSAITNPFFGVL; this is encoded by the exons ATGGCGGGGCTGTCCCTGCGGTGCGGCGACTGCGGCGTGCAGCTGAGGAGCGTGGAGGAGGCGCAGGCGCACGCCGAGGCCACCTCCCACACCAACTTCGCCGAGTCCACCGAGGCCGTCCTCAACCTCGTCTGCGCCGACTGCGGAAAGCCATGCCGCTCCCAGACC GAGGTGGACCTGCACAGGAAGCGCACGGGCCACGCCGAGTTCACGGACAAGACCATGGAGGCGGCCAAGCCCATCGATCTCGAGGCGCCGCCGAAGCCGGCCTTGGAGGCCATGGATGTGGACGCGTCGGGGAGTGCGGAGCCGCAAG AGTTGGTGGCGCCAGAGGTGAACAAGGAGATGCTTGGGGAACTCGAATCCATGGGCTTTTCGACTGCGCGTGCCACTAGGGCACTTCACTTCTCCG GTAATAGCACCATTGAAGGCGCCATTAATTGGCTCTCTGAGCATCAGGAGGATCCAGATATTGATGAAATGCCTATG GTGCCGGCCAACACCGAGGCTAACAAGCCCTCTCTaactgaggaagagaagaagattaaGGCACAAGAGCTGAG GGAGCGTGCTcgtaaaaagaaagaagaagaagaaaaaaggatgGAGAGAGAAAGGGAAAAG GAGCGCATAAGGATTGGTAAGGAGCTTCTTGAAGCCAAAAAAATGGAGGAGTTAAATGAAAGGAAACG CATTATAGAATTGAGAAGGCTTGAGAAAGAGGAGGAGAAGAGAGCCAGAGAAAAGATTCGCCAAAAACTTGAAGAGGACAAG GCTGAACGTAGAAGAAAACTTGGATTGCCGGCAGAAGCCCCAGCTGCATCCAAGCCAAGTGCACCACCGCCTGTTGAAGAGAAGAAG agtgcattttTACCTGTCAGACCAGCCACAAAGGCAGAGCGGATGAGGGATTGCTTACGAAATATCAAGCAGCAGAACAAG GAGGAGGACGCTAAAGTAAAGAGGGCTTTTCAGACGCTCCTCACCTACATCGGAAACGTGGTTAAAAATCCCGACGAGGAGAAATTCAGGAAGATCAGACTTACCAATGCTACATTCCAG GAGAGAGTTGGGAGCCTTGGGGGCATAGAGTTCCTCGTGCTGTGCGGGTTTGAGAAACCGGAAGGCGAGGAGATCTTGTTTCTGGCAAGGGACAAGGTTGACAAGGCCGTCCTGAATGTCGCTGGAGCCGAGCTCAATTCCGCCATCACCAACCCTTTCTTTGGAGTCCTCTAA